In Leifsonia sp. 1010, a genomic segment contains:
- a CDS encoding helix-turn-helix domain-containing protein encodes MTQPSPAAPLERPTQRSQAKADRRAALLEAAATLFAERGFNGVSIEDLGAAVGVSGPAVYRHFSSKQAVLSALLIGVSERLLAGGQAVEQAAADAATALRSLIGFHIDFALGEPDTIRVQDRDLDSLDDAARRQVRRLQRRYVEVWMGVLGTLHPALVDDELRVRVQATFGLLNSTPHTARVGALQVAPGVVRPVLERMAWAALTSP; translated from the coding sequence ATGACCCAGCCGAGTCCCGCCGCTCCCCTCGAGCGGCCGACACAGCGCAGCCAGGCCAAGGCCGACCGGCGAGCCGCGCTGCTCGAGGCCGCCGCCACGCTCTTCGCCGAGCGCGGCTTCAACGGCGTTTCGATCGAAGACCTCGGTGCAGCGGTCGGCGTGAGCGGGCCGGCGGTGTACCGCCACTTCTCCTCCAAGCAGGCCGTGCTGTCGGCTCTCCTGATCGGGGTCAGCGAGCGCCTGCTCGCCGGCGGTCAGGCGGTCGAGCAGGCCGCGGCGGATGCGGCGACGGCCCTGCGGTCGCTGATCGGCTTCCACATCGACTTCGCCCTCGGCGAGCCCGACACCATCCGGGTGCAGGACCGCGACCTCGACTCGCTCGACGATGCCGCCCGCCGTCAGGTCCGCCGGCTCCAGCGCCGTTACGTGGAGGTGTGGATGGGCGTGCTCGGCACCCTGCACCCCGCCCTCGTGGACGACGAGCTGCGCGTGCGCGTGCAGGCCACGTTCGGCCTCCTGAACTCGACCCCGCACACCGCGCGCGTCGGGGCGCTGCAGGTCGCGCCCGGGGTCGTGCGCCCCGTCCTGGAGCGCATGGCGTGGGCCGCCCTCACCTCCCCCTGA